A window of Candidatus Falkowbacteria bacterium genomic DNA:
CCAAGGCGAAAAGTTTTATGACCGGTTCCGTTTTGGGGTTAGTTTTACTTCTAGGAACTTATATTCTGTTGAATACTGTAAATCCAAATCTGGTGGGTCTGAAACCTTTGGAGATCGAGGTGGTTGTTGGTCAAGTCGTGGCTCGTACAGGTTTTTGTAATGAATTTGATACAACAAAATTTGATGTTGTAGATGCGGTCTGTGGACAAATGGGTTCATATGAAGCAAAAGACAAGAGTATGGTTGATAAAGGGGAGTGTATGGGGTCTCAGTGTGGAGGCAACCAGGTCTGTATACCAAAGGACAAAAAAAAGCCAGATCCTAAACAGGTGGCTTGTACTGATGCGCTTGTTTGGGGGTATTTAAATTATAGTAGTCGTTACTTATCAGGACTTTCATTATTTAGCCTACAGGGTCATAGTGATACTGATTGTATAAAGGGTTCTGTTGATCATAATGTGGATACTCTTGTTAAGTGTGCTACTTCAGAAGCTATAGCAAAAGTAGAAGATGGAGATAAGATGTACGTTATTAAAGCTAGTGAAATTGGAACTCTCCCATCTGCAGATAATTATGTTTTAGGCTTGGAAATTCATGATACAGGGGTTGAAAGGAGTAAAGAATTAAATAGTGAACTTGCTACAATGTTTCAAAAAGGGTTAGATAAAGTAGGTGCAGATTTTGCTATACCAGATGGTTATTATGCTGGAATAGATCTTGTAGAATCAAAAGCAGGTGGTCCAAATCAGGCAGTTTGGGTAGAGCCCTGTGCGAATGCAGTTGGTGTTATGAAAAAAGCAGCTGGGGGTGTAGGATGGGAATTATTTGGAGACCAAAGTCCTCCAGGATATAAATATTTTAAGCCATTCACAAAGCATGAAATGAATAATGGGGGTGTGCGTCTGGATGTAACTATGTCCAATTTCTTTGAAGATAAAGTTATTCAATGTGGTAGTCTTGGTGAGTTAAAAGCAACTAAGCCGATGGGAGCCGATTGTGGTAATGATTGGGAATGTATTAGTAATGACTGCGAAGGTGAGTCAGGAGCAGGCACAACGCCTGGGGCACAACGTTGTGAGTGCAATGAAACCTCTGATTGTGCGAATGAAGGTATGCCAGACGCAATATGTGCGAAATCTTTAGCAACTTGGAATTCATGTGTGCAACCTAAGTCAGCTGGAAGATTTGTTTTTAAGGATGATGTTTACGTATCTGGTGACTATGGTGGTATCTGTGATCCGACGTTATTTAGTCATGTTACAGGGCAGGATGATACTCAATGTTTTGGACCGACAACGGACTGTGAGGGAGAGGAAAATAGTGATGGGGTTGCTCAAATTAGATGTGAATGTGATAGTGACGCTGATTGCTCGGTTCATGGAACAATTAATGGAGATGCCTTTGTCTGTGCTAAAACGGATGGTGATGGTTGTGGCTGGAATAGATGTATAAATGGAAAATTGCCAGATGGTTGGAGTTGTTATAATCATAAAGATTGTGAAAGCGGTTATTGTCCTAGTATTTCGGGTTGTGATAAATGTGCTCCAAAAGCAGAAACTTGTACTAAAGGGAAGTATTTAGATAGTTGTGAATATGGTGGTGATTCAGCTTGTTGTCCTGGCTTTGATTGCATGTCAGTTTATTTTGGTGATGGTAACCAATGTGAACCAGAAAATCAATCGACTTGTAACCAGTATTATCCAGGATCAAATTTTGTTGGTCAAAAGGTATATCCTAATAAGTGTGAAAAATAGTCTATGACTTACAAAATGCCATTTAAATATTTACTTAATCCTGGACACTCAGCCTGTAGCGGTTGCGGTGAGATTTTGGCTATGCGGCATGTACTGGAAGCAGCTGGTAGAAATACGATTGTAACCAATGCTACTGGATGTAGTGAGGTTACTACTACTCGATATCCGATGAGCGCATTCAAAGTACCGTGGATCCACGCGAATTTTGAAAACGCAGCACCGTTAGCTTCGGGCATTCGAGCGGCCTTGAATTACAAAGATGTAAAAAAGAAAGAAAGAAAGAAAGAAAAAAAGCAAGACAGTATTGAAAAGGAATTAACTAATCAACCAATTAACCAATCAACCAACATTATTGCTTGGGGTGGTGACGGTGCGACATTTGATATTGGGATTGGCATGATTTCCGGAATGTGGGAACGCGGTGAAGATGTTTTGTATGTATGTTTTGATAATGAAGCGTATATGAATACGGGTATTCAGGCTTCAGGCTCTACTCCGTATGGTTCGAATACCACAACCACTCAACCGGGCAAAGAATCAACAGGCAATAATCTTTATAAAAAAGATATGCTGAAAATAGCTTTGGCGCATAATTGTACCTATGTTGGTTCAGCTACAGTAGGTAACGTGATGGACATTCAGGCTAAAGTGAAAAAAGCATTGGCTTTACCAGGTCCAAAGTATATACAGATTTTAGTGACTTGTGTTCCGGGCTGGTATACAGATTCCAAAGATACGATTAAGGTTGCCAAACTGGCTCAGCAAACTGGAGTCTTTCCAGTGGTAGAATATGTTGAAGGTAAATTAGCCAATGTGGCCAAGTGTCCTAAACCACGACCAAAAGTTGAAGATTATTTGAAATTACAAGGACGATATAAACATTTATTCAAACCTGAAGTTAATCAGGTTGAGATTGACAAAATTCAAGCGTTGGCTGATCGCAACATCTCACGGTATAATCTTACGTAGGGACAGGGCAATGCCCGGTCCCGTGAATGCGAACAGCAGGAGATTGATGGAGCGCGAAAGCGCTCTTTTTGATTTAACCATACATCCTGTCATCCTGAATTTATTTCAGGATCTAGGATGTTGCATATTAGTGTATTGATTCTAACAACCCACCCCTTATTGTCATTCCGGGCTTGACCCGGAATCTGTGTAATTTTACAGCACTTGACAAAGTGTGAATAATGTCGTAAAGTAGTATGTTCGTAATAAATTTTAATTATGAACGTCATAAAGGGTGAGTAGTTAATTTTACTTACTGCTCACAAAATTTTATATGAATAATTACCAGACAATCAAAAAGTTTTGGAGATTTCCTGCAATGGTTTTTGCAGGAGGCCTGTTTCGTGCTGCTCTGGAAGTTTCACAATATAATCCAGTTGCACAAACAAGGGCGGGATCTCTTTGTATCTTTGATTGGAAGGTGAAATTGTTTGGTGAAAAAAATAAATTTAAGCTTATAACATAACTACTATATAAATTAAAGTTGCAAAGACGTCCTGGTCTTAGGGCGTTTTTTTGAACTTTAAAAATTTAATTTGGAGCTATAAATATTGATTGGATTCGAATGTTTGATTTTTGAAATTTCGAATTGTAGTTTAATTGGGAATTGTTTATTGGATATTTGTTATTTTCAAACTAGAGGTTTGGTATGAGCGATTGGGAAATGAAATTGGAAAAAAAGGATCGGAATATTCAGTTTTTACTACGGAGTTTGAGGACTTTATGGGAATTACTTGGTGATCAGAAAAAAGCCATTGGTAAGGCGGTATTTGTTTTATTCTTTATTGAAATCCTGAGCGTAAGTTTTCCGTTTTTACTGAAATTGATTTTTGATCAGTTACCGGAAATTATCATTCAGAAGCAGGTAAGCACATATTTAGTTGTATTGATAGGTTGTTTACTTGTGGTGAAAGTTGTGGCTCTGGTTTTGAAACATTTTGTGGCGGAAATCAGTTTTTTACGTGGACTTATTAAATTGGAGAACGGTTGGCCAGTTGTTGTCCAAGAAAAACTACTGAGCCTATCTATCGGTTTTCATGAAACGGAAAATACCGGCAAGAAAATTTCAAAAATTGAAAAGGGATGTGACAAATTAGTTCAGATTGTAATTGATATGTATTGGGGGATTTTACCGCAGGTATTTTTTCTGCTGATAAACGTTACGGTTGCTATAATTATTGACTGGAAGCTTGGTTTGCTCTTTATGCTACCATTTATTCCTGCAATGTACATTCATTATCGAATGTTCAATCGGTTCGAGGATGATTGGGAAGCCTGGGAAAAGAAAAAAGAAGAATCAGGTGGACTTTTATGTCAATCAATTATTAACGTAAGTACTGTTCAGAATTTTGGTCAGGAAAAGCGAGAGTTACAGCAGAATTTAAAGATTAGGGAATTTATGCAGGATTTGGATATTAATATTTGCGAAAAAATGCAGTTGTACTTTTTTGGCTCCGGCTTAATTTTGCATTTGTTTTACTTTATAACAATTGCACTTGGCTTTACCTTTGTTTTTATGGGAATAAGTTCGATCGGAACCATAGTGTATTTAATCGCTACTGGTAATATCACGATTTTCTGCATTGGCGATATTATGCATACCTATACTCGAGTCATGAGAAAGTCAATTTCTGTTAGTCGCATGAAAGAATTGATGGACACGGAAATAGATATTGAAACTTGCCCGGAGGCAATTGTTCCTAATAGTTACGCAGGTGAATTTGAATTTGATGAAGTGAGTTTTACTTATTCCGGAAAGGATCGGCCGGTTCTGAAAGATTTTTCAATGATGATTCATCCTCATCAAATGGTTGCCTTGGTTGGTAAAAGCGGTGAAGGTAAAACTACGATGATCCGTTTAATTTCTAGGATGTATGATATTGATGAAGGTTCGATAAAGTTGGATGGTAGAGATATTCGTGATCTTGATCTAGAATATCTGAGAAAGATTTTCGCCATTGTCCAGCAAGATGTAGATATTTTCGATACAACGCTCCTGGAAAATATTCGTTATCCCGATGCCGAAGCGTCGGAAGAACAGGTGATTGAAGCTCTCAAAGCTTCGCATTTGTATGAAGCCTTGCAGAATTTGGATCGTTTTCCTGATGGAATTAAAACTCAAGTTGGTGAGCGTGGAATTCGGTTGTCTGGTGGTGAACGACAAAGAGTGGGAATTGCTCGAGCGTATATTGCGCTTTTGAATGGTGCCCGGGTATTGATTTTGGATGAAGCTACTTCTAATCTAGATTCCGAAGCGGAAAAAGCAATTCAGAAAATGATTGGGAAGGTTAGAGAAAAATTAAATATTTCAATCATTGCGATTGCTCATCGATTAAGTACGATCCAGAAAGCCGACATGATTTACGTAATCAACAATGGTAATGTTGCAGAATCCGGTGATCATTCTCGATTAGTTCAAGAAAATGGATTGTATGCTCATCTGGTAGAATTACAGAAGCTGGGTGATTTACGCGAGTGAAAACACAAGCGCTGACTTAATAAGTCGGCGCTTTTTTATTATATTGACAAAAGTGAGTTAATTTGCTAAATTATCATGTTGTATTGAACATTGAAAATTGGAGAGAAAAATGAGAGATCCAGAAGTGAAGTATGTGGAGTCGTATTCATTGCCAACTAAATGGAAAGAGCTTTATCCGTTTTGCTTAGTTATTTGTTTGTACTTTGTTGGCTTACAGTCTATTTTGGCAGAAGTTATCAGTGATAGCAAACTCTTATTTTGGGCACTGCTTAAAGTTGTCGGAATTGTGTTTGTTTTTTTTATCATTATGTCCTGTGTCGTGAATAGGCGACATAATGGAATTCCATTCATGCAATACCTAAAGCAAAAACTAAAAATGGCCAGTCTTGAAAGTCTGATTTTTTGTTGGTTAGGTGTGGCTATCATTTATCTTAGAAGTAATTGGTACTGGCTGGGAGTTCTTTTTTTGATTTATAGGATTGTTGTATATTGGGGAGAAGATTATGTAGCTCGAAATATAACTCGTTACGCTAGTAACAGAAAAAGATTCAATTCAAATGATCCAGTTCAGTGTATTTGTGAAAATATTGCCAGAAAGACAGGCATTTCATTTTCTAGAGCTCTAGTTGTTAGGAATTGGGACGATTCAGCAGCAGTGGTTGGAATTAATGGAGAAAATGGAATTATTTTTTCAGAAGATTTTATAGAGAATAACGCGCTTGAAACAATCGAAGCGGTCGCCTGGCATGAGTTTGGCCATCTTCTTGTTAATAGGTGGCATAAATATTTTATCTATTCCGCAAGTTCAATTATAGGATGTTTATCTTTTTGGGCTTTTAATTGGGTTCTGTCTTTTTGTCAACATGATTGGTATGAAATGCCGGCATTACTAAGTTGGCTATTGCTGATTTGGGCGGGTGTATACTTGGTTCTTTCTTTTACGTTAATATTCCATAATAATTTGATAAAATTAGAGGAAATATGGGCTGACATTTATGCCTTGAAAAACGCTAAGTCACCAGAAGTTCTAATCACGTGCCTTAGTATGGGTGGGAGGTTTGAGAACAAATCATCTTTCAGAAGACATCCAAATTATAAAATTAGAATTTGGTATTCGAAAATGTATTTGCGTTATTTTAAATAAAACACAAGCGCTGACTTAATAAGTCGGCGCTTTTTTATTATATTGACAAGTGTTAGCCAATTTGTTATAATTTTTTGTTGAATTGAACATTGAAAATTGGAGAGAAAAATGACTGACACGACCGAGAATGAAGTTGAGGAAAAGAGAGGTTTTAAGGATTTTCGAAATGGAATTAAAAACCTTTGGGAACTGATTGGAGACAGAAAGAGAGAAGTAGCATTTCTTGTAGTTACCGTTATATTGGCGCAGTTGATGTCACTGATAACTCCGTATCTTTTCAAATTGATTTTTGATGAGCTACCGCAAATTTTGGAAAATAGAGAAATCAGTACGTACTTGATTCTTTTGATAGCAGCTCTATTCTTTTTCAGATTCTTGCATATTGTCGTAGTATTTTTTGTGCAATATATAAGAATGGAAAAAGTAATGGTGAAGTTGGAGCAGTATTGGCCTGTCTTAACTCAGAAAAAAATGTTGCAACTTTCACTAGGCTATCACGAGCGTGAAAACACTGGCAAGAAAGTCAGTAAAATCACAGAGGGCTGTAACCGACTAAATCAGTTAGTGGCAGATATTTACTGGAACTTTTTTCCAGAAGTATTGTATCTGATATTCAACGTAGTGATCATCATTGTGTTGGATTGGAAGTTGGGAGTTTTGTTCATAATCCCATTTGTCTTCGGAATTGGGATTGGTAACCATGCTCACAAGAAACAATATAAAGAATGGAAATCTCTAACCAAAAAAAGAGAAAAAGCGGACGGCTTTTTTACTCAGGCACTGCTAAACGTGAAAACTGTTCAAAGTTTTGTACGTGAAGATTATGAAGTCGATCGTCACTCCAATCTGCGTGAAGAAATGGTAGAGCAGGAGATAAAGGTTGACTATAGTCTTCGTAAATACTTTTTTTCCATGAGTGCCATTTTTAACTTTCTCTTGATAGCGATAATTGTGCTAGGTTTGTACTTTGTGTATCTGGGAATTAGTACAATCGGTACAGTCGTTTATATCATTGTGACAGGCAATGGAAGTATGGGACGGCTTCACAATTTAATTAGAAGTTACACTCGGATGATGCGTGGCTTTGTGGTAGTTGATAGGTTGAAAGAGATATTAGAAGAAAAACCAGATGTGGAAAATTCAAATAATGCTTTTATCCCGAAGAGCTTTACTGGAAAAATTTGTTTTGATAATGTGAGTTTCACTTATCCGAATAAAGATGTTCCAGTTTTGCGAAATCTTTCCGTGGATCTTCAACCAAAAGAAATGGTTGCATTGTTTGGAAAGAGTGGAATAGGTAAAACAACGTTAGTTCGACTTATTTGTCGGATGTACGATATTGATGAAGGAAGAATCAGTCTGGATGGAGCAGACATTCGATTGCTAGATTTATACTGGTATCGTAGGTTGTTTGCAATTGTCCAGCAGGAAGTTGAGATTTTTGATACCAGTCTTCACAATAATATTGTGTATCCTAGTGACTCGGTAACAGCAGACCAAGTTAAACAGGCAATTAAGGCTGCGCACTTAGACGGAATGGTAAATGACAAGGCTCGTTTTCCCGATGGATTGGAAACTCAGGTTGGAGAACGTGGCGTTCGACTTTCCGGTGGTGAGAAACAACGCGTTGGTATTGCTAGAGCCTATGTGGCCTTGCTTCACGGCGCACGTATACTTATTCTGGACGAAGCTACTTCCAACTTGGATTCAGAAGCGGAAGAAGTCGTTCACGAGATGATTGATAAGGTCAGAAAAACAATGGACATTTCCATTGTGGCAATTGCGCATAGAATTTCTACCATCAAGAAAGCTGATCGCATTTGTGTGATTGATGATGGTGTAATTCTGGAGCAAGGTTCTCACAAAGAGCTGATTGATTTGCAGGGACATTATGCGAAATTGGTCAAGCTACAAAAGGTGAACGGTCTATAAAGTAAACACACAAGCGCTAACTTAATGAGTTGGTGCTTTTTTAATACAGATTACGGATTTGTACGGATTTTACGGATTTTTTAGAGCGTTAATATTTTAAGTTTGTTTTTTAGCAAGGGTTGTTAAGACCTTAGTTGATCCGTACATCCGTATATATCCGTAATCTGTACCTTAGCTCTTTACAAACCTTTTTATTATTGTTATAATGGCTCACAGCATGTTTCTAACATAAAAATATAATAAATCCAACCTGATTTTATGAGTAATAAAATTTCCATTAAAGGTGCAAAGGTCAATAATTTGAAAAATATTGACATCGACATTCCTAGAAATAAATTAGTGGTCATTACTGGGTTATCTGGTTCAGGTAAATCTTCATTAGCATTTGATACAATTTATGCTGAAGGTCAGCGTCGGTATGTGGAAAGTTTATCTTCTTATGCCCGTCAGTTTTTGGAAGTAAAGGAAAAGCCGGATGTAGATCAGATTACAGGTTTGTCCCCAGCAATTGCAATTGATCAGCGGTTCTCAGCTCAAAACCCTAGATCAACAGTTGGTACAATTACGGAAGTTTATGATTTACTTCGTTTAATGTTTAGTCGAAT
This region includes:
- a CDS encoding pyruvate ferredoxin oxidoreductase, whose amino-acid sequence is MPFKYLLNPGHSACSGCGEILAMRHVLEAAGRNTIVTNATGCSEVTTTRYPMSAFKVPWIHANFENAAPLASGIRAALNYKDVKKKERKKEKKQDSIEKELTNQPINQSTNIIAWGGDGATFDIGIGMISGMWERGEDVLYVCFDNEAYMNTGIQASGSTPYGSNTTTTQPGKESTGNNLYKKDMLKIALAHNCTYVGSATVGNVMDIQAKVKKALALPGPKYIQILVTCVPGWYTDSKDTIKVAKLAQQTGVFPVVEYVEGKLANVAKCPKPRPKVEDYLKLQGRYKHLFKPEVNQVEIDKIQALADRNISRYNLT
- a CDS encoding ABC transporter ATP-binding protein; protein product: MSDWEMKLEKKDRNIQFLLRSLRTLWELLGDQKKAIGKAVFVLFFIEILSVSFPFLLKLIFDQLPEIIIQKQVSTYLVVLIGCLLVVKVVALVLKHFVAEISFLRGLIKLENGWPVVVQEKLLSLSIGFHETENTGKKISKIEKGCDKLVQIVIDMYWGILPQVFFLLINVTVAIIIDWKLGLLFMLPFIPAMYIHYRMFNRFEDDWEAWEKKKEESGGLLCQSIINVSTVQNFGQEKRELQQNLKIREFMQDLDINICEKMQLYFFGSGLILHLFYFITIALGFTFVFMGISSIGTIVYLIATGNITIFCIGDIMHTYTRVMRKSISVSRMKELMDTEIDIETCPEAIVPNSYAGEFEFDEVSFTYSGKDRPVLKDFSMMIHPHQMVALVGKSGEGKTTMIRLISRMYDIDEGSIKLDGRDIRDLDLEYLRKIFAIVQQDVDIFDTTLLENIRYPDAEASEEQVIEALKASHLYEALQNLDRFPDGIKTQVGERGIRLSGGERQRVGIARAYIALLNGARVLILDEATSNLDSEAEKAIQKMIGKVREKLNISIIAIAHRLSTIQKADMIYVINNGNVAESGDHSRLVQENGLYAHLVELQKLGDLRE
- a CDS encoding M48 family metalloprotease; its protein translation is MRDPEVKYVESYSLPTKWKELYPFCLVICLYFVGLQSILAEVISDSKLLFWALLKVVGIVFVFFIIMSCVVNRRHNGIPFMQYLKQKLKMASLESLIFCWLGVAIIYLRSNWYWLGVLFLIYRIVVYWGEDYVARNITRYASNRKRFNSNDPVQCICENIARKTGISFSRALVVRNWDDSAAVVGINGENGIIFSEDFIENNALETIEAVAWHEFGHLLVNRWHKYFIYSASSIIGCLSFWAFNWVLSFCQHDWYEMPALLSWLLLIWAGVYLVLSFTLIFHNNLIKLEEIWADIYALKNAKSPEVLITCLSMGGRFENKSSFRRHPNYKIRIWYSKMYLRYFK
- a CDS encoding ABC transporter ATP-binding protein; protein product: MTDTTENEVEEKRGFKDFRNGIKNLWELIGDRKREVAFLVVTVILAQLMSLITPYLFKLIFDELPQILENREISTYLILLIAALFFFRFLHIVVVFFVQYIRMEKVMVKLEQYWPVLTQKKMLQLSLGYHERENTGKKVSKITEGCNRLNQLVADIYWNFFPEVLYLIFNVVIIIVLDWKLGVLFIIPFVFGIGIGNHAHKKQYKEWKSLTKKREKADGFFTQALLNVKTVQSFVREDYEVDRHSNLREEMVEQEIKVDYSLRKYFFSMSAIFNFLLIAIIVLGLYFVYLGISTIGTVVYIIVTGNGSMGRLHNLIRSYTRMMRGFVVVDRLKEILEEKPDVENSNNAFIPKSFTGKICFDNVSFTYPNKDVPVLRNLSVDLQPKEMVALFGKSGIGKTTLVRLICRMYDIDEGRISLDGADIRLLDLYWYRRLFAIVQQEVEIFDTSLHNNIVYPSDSVTADQVKQAIKAAHLDGMVNDKARFPDGLETQVGERGVRLSGGEKQRVGIARAYVALLHGARILILDEATSNLDSEAEEVVHEMIDKVRKTMDISIVAIAHRISTIKKADRICVIDDGVILEQGSHKELIDLQGHYAKLVKLQKVNGL